CTGTGTCGCCATGCTCGCCCTGCCGGTGAGGGAAAAGCGAGCGAGGCGCGTCCGACGCCGCCGAGGGCCGGCTGGGGGAAGGCGATTGCGAAAAGCGTTGGTGACCCCGGCAGAAGATAAACCGCTCCAGCAAAAACAGACACTTAGACTGTCTAACCCCGAAACCTTGCCCCATTGAAAACATTGGGGAATTTCCCGGCTTGTCCAACCGCAGAACCGAAAAAGAAAAACGCCGAGGCAGCGGCCACTGCACTCGGCGTCATTTCGTTGGAAAACGACAGTTCCTACGCTTGTCTGCATACCATGCCGTTGCTGCTCAAGGCAAGTTAGATGGCTTTCCTGCCGTTATGGTTGGGTCTGACATGTTGGGTGGGCCGTCGGAGAAGTTCTGCTCGTTCACCACGGCAAAAAGCTCGCTTGCGAAGAATTCGCTGCCCTATTGTTGTGGGGGTGGAGAAGTCCAATGAGCTGGCGTATCGCAAATGAATGCGCCGAGCGCCGTTTTGGCAGTGCCGCGCGCAAGCAGATCATCATGTTCCTGGCCGACAAGGCCAGCGATGACGGCTCAGGCATTTGGTGCTCAAAAGGAACCATCCAGCGCCACACGGAACTGGGGGAGACGACCGTGAAGCGGACCATCTCCGACTTCCTGAGCGAAGGCATCCTTGTTGAGACCGGGCGCCGTCCCTGCCGCAACGGCTATACCGTCGTTTACCGCATCATGATTGATCGCATTCGTACGCTTGAATCCATCGGTGAGCCCGAGCTCGACACGGGGTCCACCATGGACCCCGTCCAGCCTGGACCCGGTACGGGGTCCATAGTGGACGGGGTACGGGGTCCACAGCGGACCCCAAACCACCCTAAAACCATCCATAAACAACCTACGCGCACACGCGAGGCGGCGGAGGAGGTAGAGAACCCTGAAACCGAAAAGATCCTTGCAGCCTACCCGAAGGACAGGATCAGGAACCGACGGACGACCCGAAGCCTAATTTCAGCAGCGTTGAAGGAAAGCGCGGTCCCCGATGACCTGCTACAGGCGGTGAAGGCCTACGCGAAAGAGAGCGAGGGCTATACGCGTAGCAAGGTCTGTTTCTCGGACAACTGGTTCAAGATGCGCCGATGGGAGACGAGGCTCACGCAAATACAGGCTGACCGCGAGAAAGCAGTGGAGGCTGAAACCAAAGGGCGCGCCAATCTTGTCGGATGGATCCGAGACCGCCACCCCCTGTGCCGCCATATCACCCAACGGCAAATCGATGGGCTCATTGCCTCGAAAATGGTGACGGCTGAGCAAGTACTTGCGGCGGGTCTGCATCCATGAGCTTGCTTACCAGACTCGAAAATCAGGCCCGAACTATACCTGGCACTTATGATCAATGGATCATAGAATTGATTTATGGCTTCGAAGCCATATTGACAAATTATGATCGATGGGCCATTTGGCGTTATGGGAGAACCGCCATGAAGCATCTTGTCCGCACGCCAAAAAACATCGGCCATGCCATTCGCGAGGCCCGAAAGGCCAAAAGCCTGACCCAGACGGACCTCGCCGCGATGAGCGGTGTTTGGCAAGAGACCATCTCCAAGATCGAGAACGGCAGCGGCGGTACCAAGCTGGAAACGATCTTCGAGTTGCTCGCGGCTCTTGATCTTGAACTCACGGTCACCGAGCGCAGCAAGGGTGCCTCTGACGGGTTCGAGGATATTTTCTGACATGGGCCGCAAGCGCAGCTACACACCGCTGAACGTGTTCCTGAACGCGCGGCTTGTCGGCCAGTTGGTGCGGGAGTCCTCAGGCGGCATCAGTTTCGCCTATGCCCGAGAATGGCTCGACTGGGAGCACCGGATGCCTGTTTCCCTGTCCTTGCCGCTGCAGGAAAACCGCACCGTCGGCGCGCCGGTGATGGCGGTATTCGACAATCTGTTGCCCGACAGTGACCTGATCCGCCGTCGGGTCGCGGAGCGCGTTGGCGCTGAAGGCGTGGATGCCTTCAGCCTGCTGTCACAGATTGGGCGCGATTGTATCGGCGCGTTGCAGTTTCTACCCGATGGGCAATCCCCACAGCCAATGAACGAACTTAGCGGTGAGACGGTGGACGACGCGCAGATCGAAGCCATTCTGAACGATCTCGACATCGCGCCGCTTGGCATTCGGCGTGAGAATGATGTCCGCATTTCTGTCGCAGGCGCTCAGGAAAAAACGGCCCTTCTGCGCAAGGACGGTCAGTGGATCGAACCAACCGGCACGACGCCCACCACGCATATCATCAAGCCGCAAATCGGCCGGCTGCCCAATGGCATGGATCTGTCCGACAGCGTGGAAAACGAATTCCTGTGCCTGAAGTTGATGGAGGCCTTCGGCCTACGGGTCGCCAAGGCCGAAATGGCGCGGTTCGGCGAGAAGAAAGCCTTGGTCGTTGAGCGGTTCGATCGGCGATGGACGTCTGATGGCCGGTTGATCCGCCTGCCGCAGGAAGATTGCTGCCAAGCATTGTCCGTGGTGCCCACGCAGAAGTATCAGAACGAGGGCGGCCCAAGGATCGCGGACATCATGAGCCTGCTGCTCGGGAGTGATGACGCCAACACAGACCGGAGGGACTTTTTCAAAGCGAATGTCCTGTTCTGGCTTCTGGGCGCGACGGATGGGCACGGCAAGAACTTCAGCATCAGCCTCCTGCCAGGCGGCCGCTTCCGCTTGACGCCGCTGTACGACATCCTGACCGTTCAGCCGACCGTCGACGCTCGGCAGATCGAGCGAAAGCAGTTCCGGCTCGCCATGAGTTTCGGCAACTCAAATCACTACAAGGTGGCGGATATCGTGGGGCGCCACCTTACGGAAACCGGCGTGCATTCCGGATTGTCCCGCGCGGCCGTGCAGAGCTTATTCGACGAATTGCAGGATACCGCGCTCGAGCGCGTTGATGCCACCCTCAACCGACTGCCAGGCGATTTCCCTGGGGCGCTGATGTCTTCAATCGAGGCGGCCGTGAAGGCCCGACTGTGCCTGTTGGGTTGAGGGCGGAAAGGTGGAAGATGGTATGAGGTTGCCAGCCCTAACACTAGGCCACTTGATGAATTTGCACCCCCTCGCCGCAGACATCTCGCGCAATATCGACAACGTGCTGGTGATGAGTCAGGTAGACTGCCTGCCCACGCCGCCCGATCCGCTCCATGACGCGGCAGGCTGAACGCGTGCGCTCCTCGTCGAAAGTCTCGAAAATGTCATCGCAAAAGAAGGGAAGCGCTGCCCCCTGATCTGCCAATTGCTCATAAGCTGCTGCCCTTAGGGCAAGATATAGCTGGAACCGGGTGCCCTTTGACATGTCTTGGGCCTGCTTCGCCATTCCTGCAGAATCAATGGCAAGAAGGGTTTCTGAGTTTCCATCCACTTGGGTTTGGAGCGTTGAATAGGCGCCGTTGGTTAGTTCCGCGAAAGCGGTTTCGGTAGCTTGCATCATCATGCTGCGATGAACGTCGCGATATCGGCGGATCGCTGTCTCTGCGAGGCGGTGGCCGAGGCTCAGCTCGAGATGCCGTAGGGCATTCTCCTGCATTTCGATCTCAATGGTCGCCTTGCGCTCGACGAGAAGGGCAACATCAGCGTCACCGCCGATGGATCGGAGCTGTTGCTCGGCCGCGCTGCGGGTCTCAATTGCCGCCTTGTAGTGCGTATCAATGCCCTCAAGATCGGCAATGACCTCATCCAGCTGGGCCTGCAATCCGGCTTGTGTTGCACCAGTGAGGAAAGAACGCGCTTCCTCGGTATTCTTGAGATCAAGAAGTGTGGCGACCTTTCGCTGTTGTTCCAGTCGTTTTGACCGGCTGTCGATAACGTCCGAAGCCCTATTGACAGCCTGCCGCAGAGCGGTGAGAGATCCCGTGTCAACGTCGTCGGGAAAGGCACGCGCCAGCTCAGCCACCATGCGGTTGATATCGCCGAGGGTTTTTTGCGCCGCCGCCATTGACGCTTCATGCGCATTGATGCGCTTTGCTAAATCCTCGGCCGTTTTTTCTGCCTCAGCAGCGCTCTGAACCAGCGCCTTCATCTCGGCATAATCAGCCATTGGCTCGCCAAGGGTCATGGTGCCAAGGCGCGCGATCAACGCCTCGACGCCTTTGCCAAATTGGGCCTGATCCTCTTCCATGGAAGAGATTTGCCGCTCCAGCAGCCCCCTTTGCGTGTCGAGCTCGCGCAAATCCTGGAGGGGTTTAAGCGCGTTTTCGAGGGCATTCACGTCGATGATGTCCGGCAGCACATGTTTGATCAGCGCGAGCCAATCGCCGCGGGCAGTCGTGGCTACGTCTTCAAGCGCTGAGAGTTTATCGGTGCGCCTTTGGTGGTCCTGCGTAAGATCGTTGAGCCGCGATGAAGCGCTTCGTAGCCGTTCTTGATGGCTACGCTGCGCTGTCAGGCTCGCTTTTGCGGCGCCGACAAGCTCTTCGAATTCTGGTGTATCCCGATTGAAATGCGCCGCAAGCGCTTGGGTTAACCGATCCGCTTTCTGAAATGTATCCTGGTGCTCAGCTTCTAGTCTGCGCAGCGTGTCTTGGGCTTGCCTGGCGAGATCGAGTTTGCGCAGCCAAGAGCAGAAGGTGTCGGGGGTAATCGAGGTTTTGATGCCCGCATCGCGCGCCGCACCGGCCATTCGTTCCAGTATCTTGTCGCGCGCTCGTGTGAGTATGGCGACCTTCTGTGCCGCTGTTTCCAGCTTTGCCTGATCGGATGCAAGATCCTGCTCTTGTTGGCGCAGTGTCCCGAGATCGGCGGCCTTTGAGAGCCGCAGGTCTGTCACTGTGTCAACGCGCGCCATGGCACCCTCGAACGCGTCTGCAGTTGCAGCACTCAGGCTTGCCCGATGTGCCTGCCAAAACGCGTCGCGTTCTGTGCGCAGGTGGCGGGCCTCGGCATCGTCAACCAACCCATCACTGTCTTTTATGACGGCAATCCGCGCGGCGCGTTCCTCCACGGTGGCCTCAATCGACTTGACGTCTTCTTCTGCAGCACGGATTTTTTGAACGGTAATCTGCAGCTCGCTATGCTGTGCTTCCGCCTCCTCAGCGGTCAAGGGGCTGACCGGCAGAGCTTCAAAGCTCTGTCCCTTGAGCGTGAGCGCATCGAATGCCACATGTCGTGCGCCACGCGCGGTTTTCAACGCCTCTGACGCGGCTGCATAGCGCGCAGAAAGCGTATCAATGTCGAAGCGCTCGAAGAGATCAGCCAAGTCAGCAGAAGCGGATGTGCCGTCATTCAGCTCGGCGAGCTGCGTCTTCGCGAACCGGACTTTGTCATTGAGGGTCGCGACCTCATCTTGCTCATGCCTGACAGCGGCATCAGCATCACGCATCCGATCCCGCGCTTGTTCAAGCTCTGACAAGGTGGCGGCCGGCAGGACAAGTGCCTTTGGGTCAATATCCTCGGTGATGCCCATGTCGCGAACGGCGATACCCATATCAACCAGAACCTGATCGCGGTTCTTTCGCCGACGGTCTAAGTCCAGTTGGGCGGCCGCATATTTGCTTCTCAGGGGATCGAGGTCTTCCAGCGCCTGCGCGAGTGCCACGTGCTCCGGATGATGCTTGATCGCCCCCAGTTCCGCACGAAGACTTTCCAGCTCTTCTTTGAACTTGGTGATGTCGCCGGTGGCCTTAGTCTGGTTGGCGAGCATCTGAACCAGATCCTCTGGGTCAACATTCAGCTGCGTCGGCCAGTTTTCAAAATCCGCCAGCTTGTCATCAAGCTCATCAATCTCATGCAGGATCGGCAGCGCCTGAAGTTTGGCCTCTAATTGCGCCTTTAACGCAAACAACTCCTTACGCCGCCCGGAAACCTCGGTTTCCTCCTGTAATGCCACGCCGAGCGCCTTCTTCAAGCTGCGATATTGCGCGGCGGAGATGTCAAGATCACGGATTTGTCCTTCGACATCGGCCAGTTCTTTTTTCAAAGCCGCGAGCCGGGTTGTGCTGGCCCGTTTGCGATAGAGGGTATCGGCCTGCTCTCGCACGGTGTCGAGAACTGCGGAAAGCTCGCTGATCCCTGCCGCGGCTGAAAACAGCAGGCGCCCGATATCGCCTTTGGCTTTCGTAATCTCCTCGCCGCCTTTTTCGATGGTCAAATCATCAAGGCACAGCAGGTTCCGGTAATCGTCTTCAGACAGCCCGCCAAGATGGGCCTGCAAGGCGCTGTTTGGCAATTCCCGGCCCTCGGCATCGCGCAGAGAGGGATCGCGAGTCGGCATCCGCGTAAAGCTTGTCTCAGCGCCATCAATATCCAAGAGCCCCGTCACGCGAAGGTTCTTGCGTTGATGCAAGAAATCGTAGGGCTCGCGGTGCGGGAACCCATAGAGCAACCGAAGATAGCCTTCCATGGTCGTGGTTTTGCCAGCCTCGTTCAGCCCATAAATGACATGGAAATCCGGCGTGTTGGCGTCACGGCGCGCTCCAAAATCGAATGACTTGCCGGAAAACCGGCCGAAAAACTCCAGATCGAGCCGACGCAGACGCATCATTCAGAAGCTCCCTTCATCGAGGCGAAGAGATGCTCTGATCCGGCTTTCGCCAGTTCGTCTGTAAGAGTTGCAAGCGCTGCAGGATCCGACAGGAGCGCGGTCCGGCATGCAGAGGGTAACTGCGATAGAACCTCCTCCACTTCTGCCTGCGCCTGGGCCACAAACCCATCCTCAGCCGCTATCTTGGCCATGAGCTGACCGAGCTCCTCTGTCGCGCTTTTGTCAGATGCCACTCGGGGCGCCTCAAGCGCAAAGCTGAGTTTCTCAACCCAAAGCCGGCCCGTTTCTTCCGCGATTTGCGTGACAGTTTCAAACCAGACGTCCCGGTCTCGGAGCACATGCCAGTGCCTGGTTGTGTGCCCAGCCAGCGAAAGCCGTAAGATTGTGCGCTCCGCACGGCCAAGCTCCGAGGTCATTTCATGAAGATCGGCCCGGATTTTCTGACGGATATCATCATCGCTTTCAGCGCCAGAGAGATCAACGGCATGGCTTAGGAATAAGACAACCGAGGTTGGGATTTCCGTTACCGTGATCTCTTCCTCATCAATGCTCAGAAGCGTGGCGGATTTGCGCCCTGCTTCACCGATGTCACGCCCCTGTGGGATACCGGGCATCACGACCCAGGGCGCCTCAGAATGCACCTGCCGTTTGTGCACATGGCCGAGCGCCCAATAGTCAAAACCCATGGCTGCAAGCTCAGCCACCGAACAGGGCGCGTAATTGTCATGCCCGACGGCGCCCCCAAGAGAGGTATGCAAAATCGCAATATTGACCGCACCGGAAACGGGCGCGGCGAATTTGTTGAGAAGACTGTCTGGAGCGTGCTTGCCGCTGAAGCTCACACCGTGGATCCAGATATCGGTATCGGCCAACTGGACTTTGCCGCCACGACCGTCAAACACATGGACGTTATCGGGCAGCGTGACTTCGCCTGTAATCGGGTTTTCTGCATCATGGTTGCCCTTGATGTAGAAGACAGGGATGCCCGCCACCTGAAGCCGCTCAAGTTGCGCTGTCAGAAAGGCCGCCGTCTTGGCGCTGCGCTGCGCGCCATCATATAGGTCGCCAGAGATCAAAAGTGCCGCCACGTCCTCCGAGAGGGCGGTGTCGATAATCCTAACGAAAGCCGAGCGTGTGGCAGATTGTATATTTGCACGTAGTTGCTCATCACGAAGCGCCAAAGAGGTCAGCGGCGAGTCGAGGTGAATATCGGCAGTGTGTAAGATCTTGATCAATCTCGCATCTCCGGGTTGAAACGTACTTTCTCAACACTGAACCGCAAAGTTATTGGGTCATTTCTTGAACAAGCTTCGAGACATATGTGTCCCGCTGATCGTCCATAAATAACACGTGCATATCTTCCAATTCGTGGATCGTCTTGCCCCAGTTCAGCTTGCCGAAGCGCGTTGGCGTGACAATAAAGCTGTTCAATGTGACGTTTTCAGTGGCGAGCCTTGCCTGAATGTCTTTGATGACCTGATAAAACTCGATCTTCTTGTGGCCGGGACCTTCATGTTGCAGGCCGTGGGGCTCGACGAAAGCCAAGTGCTGTCTGCCGTCCTTCACGAGCCATAGAAGGAAGTCAGGATAGAAATTTCCCGCCTCAAAGAAGCCCACCCCGCGCCCACGGCTCTCATTGCGAAGCAAGAATAGTTCAATTCCTTCTGACGCCAGCCGCGCTTGATCCTTTTCGATAAAGAGGCGCAGATCATCCAGGAACTGGAATTCACTCTCATTCAATGAAACCGGCGCAATCTGTATTTTGCTTCCCTTGGTCGCATGAAGCACCGGCTCGTAGAGATGCGCACCAAACAGGCAGCCTTTCAAGTCGCCAGCGCGTAACACCCCGGCTTTTCGAGCCGATATCTCGCCGGTGAGGTTCTGGATGTCGTTAATGAGCGCGGCTTCGCTGGCATCGACGATTAGCTGGTATTCCTCCGCTTCAGGCAGGCTTCCGTCACGGGCTTCGATCTCACGGAGTTCAAGACGTGGCTCGATAAAGGCTGCCTTGCAGTAGTTGTAGTATTCTTCCGATAATTTCTGCAACAGCTCCGCCGCCATCTCCTGCCAGAGCGCGACGTTTCCAAAATCCGAGAACTCCATCTTACCCGAAGGCACGACGACCTTGTACCAGGTCCGGTCAGTGAGCAGCGTTCTGATCATGGACTTCGTAATGTTGAGATTGTGCCAGGTGCGCTCACGCTTGAATTTCTCAAGACGGAAGAAAAGGTCATCGTAGTCTAGGAAGTTCAGGTGGCCAGCCTCGAAAACGGTCTCCTCCTTGGTGCCCAGCTTGCTGCCCTTCTTGGACTCAAGAGACTGGATGCGGGGATACCAATCTATCGCGACGCCCTTGTGGCGTATCTTTTCTGGGATCAGCGTCAGGGCCGGCACTGCGCCGTCCCTCTTGAAATCGTACTCGCGACCGTCACCGCGCTTCTTTCGGGGGCGCAGCACCTTGAGGCGTTGCCCGAAGTCGTATGTGACCGTCAGCGGAACTGTGAAGACCTGCTTCTGATCGTTGCGAGGCAGCTCTTCCTCTTCGAGGAACTTTCGGAAACGCTCCATGAAATCGGCTTCGATCCCGAAGACATTCAGTGTCTCGACGTACTGGATGAGCTCCGGTTGATGGGTGGGGGTGGCGAAGCCGCTGCGCTGGAGCGACCAGTCATACCCCTTTAGACGGACGCCGCGCCCGAAAAGCTGGATAATCTGCGCGCCTTCGCTCTTGCCGACATGCATGAGACCAAGGGTGCTGACGCGCCAACAATCCCAGCCCTCGACAAAACGCTTGGAACCGATGAGCAGATTGACCGGGGAGCTGGAGAGGTTGATCTGCCCGAACATCGTCTCGGCAAACTCGGATTCCAGGACCGCGACGTTGTCGAACCCCTGCTCAGCGATATGGGTCGCCAAGCCGGATGCATCGCCGACGTTGATGAGCCCGAAAGGCCTTTCGGCCTGACCGACACGCAGCATGATCTCGTTCTCGTCGCCCTTGATCCGGGCAATCGACAACTCGCCACCGGCCCGATTCTGAAAGAGCTTTTCGAGGATGTCTCGGAACAGGTCGCCGGACTTCCAGCCCTCCCTAAGCATGAGCTGCTGCAGATAGACGAAACCGCCGGCGAAAATGTCGCCGCCGTTCTCATCGAGGAGACCGGTCTCCTGAGCGTTACCGGTGAGGATCCGCTCGATTTCGGCGGCCGATGTACCCTCGCTCTTCAGGAACTTCGCGATGAAGGCGAGGATCTTGCCTACGTCAGAAACCGTGGCCTTCTCAGCCTTGGATCCGGTGGCCTTGGTCACGCTGGAACCGACGAAAACCCAGAGCGGCTTCTCGATGTTGTAAGTCGCATAGAGCGTCTGCTTGTCCTCGTAGAGCTTCAGCTGCTGATAGAAGCTCAGAAGACACGCCGTCAGGTATGAGAATTCAAGCTGAGAGAAGGTCCTCGGAAGGTTGAAGATGCGGTAGTCCTTGCCGTAGCCGTCCTCGTAAAAGTACCGGTACGAGTAGTCGAACAGGATCGTCTTCGCGTAGGATGCCTCGATTTCGGGACGCTTTGCGGCAGTGACAGCCTCCTTCAGCGTCGCCGAATATTCGAAAACGAAACCCTTCTCCGACAGGCGGGCGCGGCTTCGGAACCAGCCGCGCTCTTCCTGGCTTCCCAACCCGCGATGAGCTTCGTCGACAAGCAGCAGGTTTTGGTCGCCCAGATTGCGCGTCGCGATGACGTTGGGCCCGTCGGTGTCACCGAGCTTTGTGACCTCGGTGTAGTCCACCTGGCGCAACCCGTTCTTGCCGGAGGACAGCAGGTCGCCGCTGTCCGTCAGCAGGCGCGACGCGACGATATTGCTGCCCTTCATCTCGCGCGCGTGCTGCAGGGAAAGCTGCTCGTTCGGAGTGATCAGCACCGTCCGCGTAAGGTCGTGCTTGAGTGGCGACTTCGAAGCGTAGTGCCGGAA
This genomic window from Paracoccus sediminicola contains:
- a CDS encoding helix-turn-helix domain-containing protein translates to MKHLVRTPKNIGHAIREARKAKSLTQTDLAAMSGVWQETISKIENGSGGTKLETIFELLAALDLELTVTERSKGASDGFEDIF
- a CDS encoding ATP-binding protein gives rise to the protein MMRLRRLDLEFFGRFSGKSFDFGARRDANTPDFHVIYGLNEAGKTTTMEGYLRLLYGFPHREPYDFLHQRKNLRVTGLLDIDGAETSFTRMPTRDPSLRDAEGRELPNSALQAHLGGLSEDDYRNLLCLDDLTIEKGGEEITKAKGDIGRLLFSAAAGISELSAVLDTVREQADTLYRKRASTTRLAALKKELADVEGQIRDLDISAAQYRSLKKALGVALQEETEVSGRRKELFALKAQLEAKLQALPILHEIDELDDKLADFENWPTQLNVDPEDLVQMLANQTKATGDITKFKEELESLRAELGAIKHHPEHVALAQALEDLDPLRSKYAAAQLDLDRRRKNRDQVLVDMGIAVRDMGITEDIDPKALVLPAATLSELEQARDRMRDADAAVRHEQDEVATLNDKVRFAKTQLAELNDGTSASADLADLFERFDIDTLSARYAAASEALKTARGARHVAFDALTLKGQSFEALPVSPLTAEEAEAQHSELQITVQKIRAAEEDVKSIEATVEERAARIAVIKDSDGLVDDAEARHLRTERDAFWQAHRASLSAATADAFEGAMARVDTVTDLRLSKAADLGTLRQQEQDLASDQAKLETAAQKVAILTRARDKILERMAGAARDAGIKTSITPDTFCSWLRKLDLARQAQDTLRRLEAEHQDTFQKADRLTQALAAHFNRDTPEFEELVGAAKASLTAQRSHQERLRSASSRLNDLTQDHQRRTDKLSALEDVATTARGDWLALIKHVLPDIIDVNALENALKPLQDLRELDTQRGLLERQISSMEEDQAQFGKGVEALIARLGTMTLGEPMADYAEMKALVQSAAEAEKTAEDLAKRINAHEASMAAAQKTLGDINRMVAELARAFPDDVDTGSLTALRQAVNRASDVIDSRSKRLEQQRKVATLLDLKNTEEARSFLTGATQAGLQAQLDEVIADLEGIDTHYKAAIETRSAAEQQLRSIGGDADVALLVERKATIEIEMQENALRHLELSLGHRLAETAIRRYRDVHRSMMMQATETAFAELTNGAYSTLQTQVDGNSETLLAIDSAGMAKQAQDMSKGTRFQLYLALRAAAYEQLADQGAALPFFCDDIFETFDEERTRSACRVMERIGRRGQAVYLTHHQHVVDIARDVCGEGVQIHQVA
- a CDS encoding metallophosphoesterase family protein, which encodes MIKILHTADIHLDSPLTSLALRDEQLRANIQSATRSAFVRIIDTALSEDVAALLISGDLYDGAQRSAKTAAFLTAQLERLQVAGIPVFYIKGNHDAENPITGEVTLPDNVHVFDGRGGKVQLADTDIWIHGVSFSGKHAPDSLLNKFAAPVSGAVNIAILHTSLGGAVGHDNYAPCSVAELAAMGFDYWALGHVHKRQVHSEAPWVVMPGIPQGRDIGEAGRKSATLLSIDEEEITVTEIPTSVVLFLSHAVDLSGAESDDDIRQKIRADLHEMTSELGRAERTILRLSLAGHTTRHWHVLRDRDVWFETVTQIAEETGRLWVEKLSFALEAPRVASDKSATEELGQLMAKIAAEDGFVAQAQAEVEEVLSQLPSACRTALLSDPAALATLTDELAKAGSEHLFASMKGASE
- a CDS encoding DEAD/DEAH box helicase, with the protein product MARKSKSKIKPLPFGHKLVLNQWIVSLFGFDPLKDHKDGKRTLRPVQPLAKTVKDAPEGMTSENLHHFYKALDVHLQAGAQITRADLLRYEHNIVSHTLAINEKRDRPIVWKYYQWLSLLFAEIYLDRFFADRAVLLDSLNAYVDEFDKYWTDAGYEPGITPYELDDLNKLCLQNATGSGKTLLMHVNFLQFRHYASKSPLKHDLTRTVLITPNEQLSLQHAREMKGSNIVASRLLTDSGDLLSSGKNGLRQVDYTEVTKLGDTDGPNVIATRNLGDQNLLLVDEAHRGLGSQEERGWFRSRARLSEKGFVFEYSATLKEAVTAAKRPEIEASYAKTILFDYSYRYFYEDGYGKDYRIFNLPRTFSQLEFSYLTACLLSFYQQLKLYEDKQTLYATYNIEKPLWVFVGSSVTKATGSKAEKATVSDVGKILAFIAKFLKSEGTSAAEIERILTGNAQETGLLDENGGDIFAGGFVYLQQLMLREGWKSGDLFRDILEKLFQNRAGGELSIARIKGDENEIMLRVGQAERPFGLINVGDASGLATHIAEQGFDNVAVLESEFAETMFGQINLSSSPVNLLIGSKRFVEGWDCWRVSTLGLMHVGKSEGAQIIQLFGRGVRLKGYDWSLQRSGFATPTHQPELIQYVETLNVFGIEADFMERFRKFLEEEELPRNDQKQVFTVPLTVTYDFGQRLKVLRPRKKRGDGREYDFKRDGAVPALTLIPEKIRHKGVAIDWYPRIQSLESKKGSKLGTKEETVFEAGHLNFLDYDDLFFRLEKFKRERTWHNLNITKSMIRTLLTDRTWYKVVVPSGKMEFSDFGNVALWQEMAAELLQKLSEEYYNYCKAAFIEPRLELREIEARDGSLPEAEEYQLIVDASEAALINDIQNLTGEISARKAGVLRAGDLKGCLFGAHLYEPVLHATKGSKIQIAPVSLNESEFQFLDDLRLFIEKDQARLASEGIELFLLRNESRGRGVGFFEAGNFYPDFLLWLVKDGRQHLAFVEPHGLQHEGPGHKKIEFYQVIKDIQARLATENVTLNSFIVTPTRFGKLNWGKTIHELEDMHVLFMDDQRDTYVSKLVQEMTQ
- a CDS encoding type II toxin-antitoxin system HipA family toxin, which gives rise to MGRKRSYTPLNVFLNARLVGQLVRESSGGISFAYAREWLDWEHRMPVSLSLPLQENRTVGAPVMAVFDNLLPDSDLIRRRVAERVGAEGVDAFSLLSQIGRDCIGALQFLPDGQSPQPMNELSGETVDDAQIEAILNDLDIAPLGIRRENDVRISVAGAQEKTALLRKDGQWIEPTGTTPTTHIIKPQIGRLPNGMDLSDSVENEFLCLKLMEAFGLRVAKAEMARFGEKKALVVERFDRRWTSDGRLIRLPQEDCCQALSVVPTQKYQNEGGPRIADIMSLLLGSDDANTDRRDFFKANVLFWLLGATDGHGKNFSISLLPGGRFRLTPLYDILTVQPTVDARQIERKQFRLAMSFGNSNHYKVADIVGRHLTETGVHSGLSRAAVQSLFDELQDTALERVDATLNRLPGDFPGALMSSIEAAVKARLCLLG